One genomic window of Clostridia bacterium includes the following:
- a CDS encoding SLC13 family permease has translation MNSMVIVHLVITILLVLFLIMKLRLNAGIALVIGALYMGIACGLPLDVTVQTVSQGFGGTMGGIGLTIAFGIMLGELVAISGGIQSIASTFLKLTGIKGSIWALALTGFLVSIPVFYDVVFVILVPLAASLSQMTKMKLEYYVGALVIGAGIAHCFVPPTPGPLASAAILGVPLGTMIGVGIVIGIPILIASVLVYKAFFVDRPGFWNPAKDVDIDIMAGAGSATLDSKELPGFFASMLPIALPVIFILIGTVSQAIYGKDVPAVVKFVSDRTVAMLAGTIAAYVLASTRIGHDQIDKSIGKAMSAAGVVLVITGAGGSLGAILGKTDIGSVMVAASKSLRLAPVVLAFIVAVLIKLAQGSGTVAMITTAGLLAPMLQQTGGGGLWVAMAASAGGIALGHINDSGFWVTAKTAGFTTSGGLKTYTLTCTIVAVVAMVFIVIGQLLFPAL, from the coding sequence ATGAATTCCATGGTAATTGTCCACCTGGTCATCACTATTCTCCTGGTGCTGTTCCTGATCATGAAACTCCGCCTCAACGCGGGCATAGCTCTGGTCATCGGTGCGCTTTACATGGGAATCGCATGTGGGCTGCCGCTGGACGTGACTGTTCAGACCGTATCGCAAGGCTTCGGCGGCACAATGGGTGGTATCGGTCTCACAATCGCATTCGGAATAATGCTGGGCGAATTAGTCGCGATCTCAGGCGGCATTCAGTCAATCGCATCAACCTTCCTTAAGCTCACCGGGATCAAGGGGAGCATTTGGGCGCTGGCGCTCACGGGCTTTCTGGTGTCCATACCGGTTTTCTACGACGTGGTGTTCGTGATTCTCGTTCCACTTGCAGCTAGCCTTTCGCAGATGACGAAGATGAAGCTCGAATACTATGTCGGCGCTCTAGTGATAGGTGCTGGAATAGCGCACTGCTTCGTGCCCCCAACGCCGGGCCCCTTGGCTTCCGCCGCAATCCTCGGTGTTCCTCTAGGCACGATGATAGGGGTAGGCATCGTGATTGGCATCCCCATACTCATCGCATCAGTCTTGGTATACAAGGCTTTCTTCGTTGACAGACCCGGATTCTGGAATCCAGCGAAGGATGTCGACATCGACATAATGGCCGGCGCCGGAAGCGCCACTCTCGATTCCAAGGAACTGCCGGGCTTTTTCGCTTCGATGCTTCCGATAGCTCTTCCGGTGATCTTCATCCTGATCGGCACTGTAAGCCAGGCGATCTACGGCAAAGACGTGCCTGCCGTCGTCAAGTTCGTGTCCGATAGGACCGTGGCCATGCTAGCAGGCACCATTGCTGCATACGTGCTCGCCTCAACTCGAATAGGCCATGACCAGATCGACAAGTCCATCGGCAAGGCAATGTCTGCAGCAGGCGTTGTGTTGGTCATAACAGGCGCGGGAGGATCGCTCGGTGCGATTCTGGGCAAGACCGACATCGGCAGCGTGATGGTGGCTGCGAGCAAGTCGCTGAGGCTTGCGCCGGTGGTGCTGGCCTTCATCGTCGCGGTCTTGATCAAGCTTGCACAGGGGTCTGGAACTGTCGCCATGATCACCACAGCCGGTCTACTGGCGCCGATGCTCCAACAGACGGGAGGCGGCGGGCTTTGGGTAGCGATGGCGGCCTCCGCTGGCGGCATCGCCCTGGGCCACATAAACGACTCCGGTTTCTGGGTCACTGCCAAAACAGCCGGATTCACTACTTCGGGGGGACTCAAGACCTACACTCTCACCTGTACAATAGTGGCGGTTGTGGCAATGGTGTTTATCGTCATCGGCCAGCTTCTCTTCCCGGCCCTGTAG
- a CDS encoding restriction endonuclease subunit S, producing MSLADVSNGFTPFLDGDLLIAKITPCFENGKGGIACNLHGGLGFGSTEFHVLRPGSEIDARFLYYATLSRPFRDVGAKMMKGSAGQKRVPAEFLADFVMPLPDIEEQRLAARFLGGNGQLVSHLIRAKRRQIDLLNEQKQVIIHRAVTRGLDPDVRLRPSGIDWLSGIPEHWKSVRAGTLASSLQTGPFGSQLHAQEYRSNGIPVINPSHMANGKICPDPECAIGPEKAAQLSRHRLRVGDIVFARRGELGRCALVGDQEAGWFCGTGSLRMRLTDQVAHPEYMLQLFLSKGVAEWLSLQSVGATMDNLNTGILARLPLPLPPKDEQRAIIDYLSTQRAMIDGVIGRVQRQISLLQEYRTRLIADVVTGKLDVRNAELAGFDGLETPDDIEASEESYDKCDNNADDGDTADAARSTDITDHEEVDAYVDD from the coding sequence GTGTCGCTAGCGGACGTGTCAAATGGATTCACGCCCTTTCTGGACGGCGATCTACTGATAGCCAAGATCACACCGTGCTTTGAGAATGGGAAAGGCGGAATCGCATGCAACCTACATGGCGGTTTGGGTTTTGGGTCAACGGAATTCCACGTACTAAGACCTGGTTCCGAGATAGATGCACGATTCTTGTACTATGCAACGCTATCTCGACCGTTCCGTGACGTCGGCGCAAAGATGATGAAGGGTTCCGCAGGCCAGAAGCGCGTCCCCGCTGAGTTCTTGGCCGATTTTGTGATGCCGCTTCCGGATATTGAAGAGCAAAGGCTTGCAGCCAGGTTTCTAGGTGGAAACGGTCAGCTGGTAAGCCACCTCATCCGCGCCAAGCGCCGGCAGATCGACCTTCTCAACGAGCAGAAGCAGGTCATCATCCACCGGGCCGTGACCAGAGGGCTCGATCCTGACGTTCGGCTCAGACCATCGGGCATCGACTGGCTATCAGGCATTCCTGAACACTGGAAATCGGTTCGTGCAGGAACCCTGGCGTCCTCGCTCCAGACCGGGCCTTTCGGCAGCCAGCTTCACGCACAGGAGTATCGGTCAAATGGCATACCAGTCATCAACCCATCTCACATGGCAAATGGGAAGATCTGTCCTGACCCAGAGTGTGCCATTGGTCCAGAAAAAGCCGCACAGCTGTCTCGACACCGCTTGCGAGTTGGGGACATTGTGTTTGCACGGCGCGGGGAGCTTGGAAGATGCGCGCTTGTCGGCGATCAGGAGGCAGGTTGGTTCTGCGGCACAGGTAGCCTTCGCATGAGACTAACAGATCAAGTAGCTCACCCCGAGTACATGCTCCAGCTGTTCCTTTCGAAGGGCGTTGCCGAATGGCTGTCTCTACAGTCTGTTGGAGCGACAATGGATAACCTCAATACGGGTATTCTTGCGCGACTACCACTACCACTGCCCCCGAAGGATGAACAACGGGCTATTATCGACTACCTCAGCACGCAGCGAGCGATGATCGATGGAGTCATTGGGCGTGTCCAACGCCAAATCTCCCTCCTCCAGGAATACCGCACTCGCCTCATCGCCGACGTGGTCACTGGCAAGCTGGACGTTCGCAACGCAGAACTGGCTGGTTTCGACGGGCTCGAAACGCCGGACGACATAGAAGCGTCAGAGGAATCCTATGACAAATGCGACAACAACGCGGACGATGGCGATACTGCTGACGCCGCCCGCTCGACGGACATAACCGACCACGAGGAGGTTGACGCGTATGTCGACGACTGA
- a CDS encoding class I SAM-dependent DNA methyltransferase: protein MVENGLNWITNFIWGIADDVLRDVYVRGKYRDVILPMTVLRRLDAVLEPSKQAVLVMKGHLDEAGIVNQDVALKNAAGHAFYNMSPFTLRDLQTRSRAQQLRSDFEAYLDGFSSNVQEILDKLKFRNQIPTLVEADILGSLIEKFLDTSINLSPNPVLNGDGSERRPGLDNHAMGTIFEELIRRFNEENNEEAGEHFTPRDVVRLMADLVLLPIAHQIESGTYLVYDGACGTGGMLTLAESRLVELAREHGKEVSIHLYGQEVNPEIYAITKADLLLMGKGDDADGIHLGSTLSQDGFPAHDFDFMLSNPPYGKNWKADLDRMGGKDSIKDPRFIVEHAGDPEFSLITRSSDGQLMFLVNKLSKMKSNTSLGLGSRIAEVHNGSSLFTGDAGQGESNIRRWIIENDWLEAIIALPLNMFYNTGIATYIWVLTNRKPEHRKGKVQLIDAAQWFSPLRKNLGRKNCELSEEDINRIVQVFLAFEETEQSRIFRNEAFGYHKITAERPLRLKVDLSESRRARFRLACKTAGEEPLADLVDCLSQTLGPGPHMDFNVFMAHAQDDADRCGAKLTARRQKLLQSDLSEKDEAAAPVFKRIHRSGRTVPDPLHGLFPALVDGKHCAVEYEPDTELRDTEQVPLLEEGGIEAFFSREVLPYVPDAWIDEKATKTGYEISFTRYFYKPQPLRTLDEIRADIEALERETDGLLQQIMVETEAGR from the coding sequence ATGGTTGAGAACGGACTGAATTGGATCACCAATTTCATCTGGGGAATTGCCGATGATGTCTTGCGCGACGTATATGTGCGCGGCAAGTATCGAGATGTTATCCTTCCCATGACGGTTCTTCGCCGCCTCGACGCGGTGCTGGAGCCTTCCAAGCAAGCTGTTTTGGTCATGAAGGGACACCTAGACGAGGCGGGCATTGTGAACCAGGACGTGGCGCTGAAGAATGCGGCTGGCCACGCTTTCTATAACATGTCTCCCTTCACCCTGCGTGATCTCCAGACCCGATCAAGGGCCCAGCAGCTCAGGTCGGACTTCGAGGCATATCTGGACGGATTCTCGTCCAACGTGCAGGAGATCCTGGACAAGCTCAAGTTCCGAAACCAGATCCCCACGCTCGTTGAGGCCGACATCCTGGGCAGCTTGATCGAGAAGTTCCTCGATACGTCTATCAACTTGAGTCCGAACCCCGTATTGAACGGCGATGGCTCGGAGAGACGCCCCGGGCTGGACAACCATGCCATGGGCACGATCTTCGAAGAGCTGATTAGGCGGTTCAACGAGGAGAACAACGAGGAAGCCGGCGAACACTTCACACCGCGCGATGTGGTAAGGCTCATGGCCGACCTGGTTCTTCTACCCATCGCCCATCAGATTGAGTCCGGCACATACCTCGTGTACGACGGTGCGTGCGGCACCGGCGGCATGCTCACTCTTGCAGAATCCCGCCTCGTCGAACTCGCTCGCGAGCATGGAAAGGAAGTTTCAATCCACCTGTACGGACAGGAGGTCAACCCTGAGATCTACGCTATCACAAAGGCGGACTTGCTGCTGATGGGCAAGGGAGACGACGCGGACGGGATCCACTTGGGCTCCACGCTCTCGCAGGACGGCTTCCCCGCGCATGATTTCGACTTCATGCTCTCCAACCCGCCCTACGGCAAGAACTGGAAAGCCGACCTGGACCGCATGGGCGGGAAAGACAGCATCAAGGACCCCCGGTTCATCGTGGAACATGCCGGCGATCCAGAGTTCAGCCTGATAACCCGCTCCAGCGATGGTCAGCTAATGTTCCTCGTAAACAAGCTCTCCAAGATGAAATCAAACACTTCGCTCGGCCTCGGCAGCCGCATCGCCGAAGTCCACAACGGGTCGTCGCTTTTCACAGGCGACGCCGGCCAAGGGGAGAGCAACATCCGTCGGTGGATCATCGAGAACGACTGGCTCGAGGCCATCATCGCCCTTCCGTTGAACATGTTCTACAACACGGGCATCGCGACGTACATATGGGTGCTTACAAACCGCAAACCGGAACACCGCAAGGGCAAAGTTCAGCTCATCGACGCCGCCCAGTGGTTCAGCCCCCTGCGCAAGAACCTGGGCAGGAAGAACTGCGAGCTGTCGGAAGAAGACATCAACCGCATCGTTCAGGTCTTCCTCGCATTCGAGGAGACTGAGCAGTCCAGAATCTTCCGCAACGAGGCCTTCGGCTATCACAAGATAACAGCCGAACGGCCCCTCAGGTTGAAGGTTGACCTGTCGGAGTCCAGGCGCGCCCGGTTCCGCCTCGCCTGCAAGACCGCAGGCGAGGAGCCCCTAGCCGACCTGGTCGACTGCCTGTCGCAAACCCTTGGCCCCGGGCCGCACATGGACTTCAACGTCTTCATGGCCCACGCGCAGGATGACGCTGACCGATGCGGCGCCAAGCTCACAGCCAGGCGCCAGAAGCTGCTCCAGTCTGATCTGTCGGAGAAAGACGAGGCCGCGGCGCCGGTCTTCAAAAGGATACACAGGTCAGGCAGAACAGTGCCTGATCCGCTGCATGGCCTATTCCCTGCTTTGGTGGACGGCAAGCACTGCGCAGTTGAGTATGAGCCCGACACCGAGCTCCGCGACACCGAGCAGGTTCCGCTCCTGGAGGAGGGCGGCATTGAGGCGTTCTTCAGCCGCGAGGTGCTGCCATATGTCCCAGACGCCTGGATAGACGAGAAGGCCACCAAGACCGGATACGAGATCTCGTTCACCCGATACTTCTACAAACCCCAGCCACTGCGCACCTTGGACGAAATCCGCGCCGACATCGAGGCCTTGGAGCGCGAGACCGATGGGCTGCTTCAGCAGATCATGGTGGAGACGGAGGCAGGCCGATGA